A genome region from bacterium includes the following:
- a CDS encoding ion transporter: MVRERQTVRRRLFEILELGAPEDTTSQVFDAFMCVLIVSNVIAATVETI, from the coding sequence ATGGTGCGAGAGCGGCAGACCGTCAGACGACGCCTCTTCGAGATCCTCGAGCTCGGTGCGCCTGAAGACACGACGAGCCAGGTCTTCGACGCCTTCATGTGCGTGCTCATCGTGTCCAACGTGATCGCGGCGACGGTGGAGACGATCG